DNA from Sulfurimonas gotlandica GD1:
CAAATGTAGCAAGTGAAAAGCTATTTGGCACTCTTAGATGCAGTAGATGCAAGTTAGTTATGAGTTCTTCTTTTGATTTTGCTTGGACGATAATAGGCTTTAGATTTGTTTTGATAGATGATTTAAAGAACTCTTCTTTGTCCATAAGTTTAGTGTTTTGATAGTCTAGATTTCTGATATTATTATCTAAAGATAGATTATAAATACTAAAGCTCAGTAGTAAGATAGAGAGTGTAAAAAACAGAGATGCTGAGAGTTTTTTTGAACTCTTTTTTATGATAGTTTCTTGTTTATACTCTTGAATTTGTAATTTTGGAAATATAAATGTGAATAGTAGATAAGCAAAAGAGAGCGAAGCAACTGCAAAAAAACTGATTTGTGAAATGATAGGAATAGGGATAAAAGAGAAAATCACAAAAGCGACAGTTGTAGTTAAAAATCCATAAAGAACATTTTTGTCTATTTTTTTACCGCTTTGAAAAAAGTTATGAAAATAATAGTGAAGCAGATAATCAATGCTCACAGCTGTTACGCTCATCCCGAAGGCTAGAGACAGAATATTGAAATTCGAATATATAAGAGTACTTACAAGCGTTGCAAAGAGCATTGACGAGGAAAGGGCCAATAGTGTATGTGATAGCAGACGGATATTTTTTATGAGTATGTAGTAGATTAGAATTAGAACTAAACTAGAGAGTATAATTATCCACTTAACATCATTTTTTATCTTTGTGGAATTTTCAACTGTATAAAAAAATGGAGCAAAGGCAACTGCATCTGGATACTCTTTTAGAACTAAATGTACTTTTTCATATAGAATCTTAGCTTCGTTCATTTGAGATGCAGATACATCTGTGCTAACACGAATCAGATAACCAAAATCTCCTAGTGCTAAAAAATCCCCCTTATGAGAAAGGTTTGATTGGTGAGTATTACTTATGTTAAAAAGTTTTAGAGGATCATTTTTGTCAACACTTGTATAAAAAATATTTGTAGTCATTGAGTTGTATAACTCTTGGAGTTGTCGCTTTACGCTTTGAACGCTCTGTTCCTTATCATCAAATGAAGCAATTAGTGCAAAGTTATTTTTGTAGTATTGTAGTTGTGCATCTGATGGCGTCAGTGTTGATTGAACGCTTTTAATCCCGTCAATAGTTTTTAATTTTTGTGAGAGGGAATAAACTTTTGTTTTTGCAGAGTTGTCAAAGCCCTTTATGGCGATTAGCATCTCTTTTGAGTAACCAAGTTTAGATGCAATACTTAACTTCTCTATGGACTCTTTTGAAGCAAATAACGAGAGTAGATTTGTAGAGATGTTTATATGCTCTTTTAGTAAGAAAGCTGCCCCAAGAAGGAGGGTTAGGATTATGTAATTAGCGTATTTCATCAGCTATTTTTATAGTTATTTTGTCACTATTTTTTAAAAATAGTTTTATCTCTTTGAGCTTTTTTTCACTTTTTTCTAGCTCAATAGAATTGACGAAGTGACGTAAGCTTCCCTTTGGTTTTAGCAGAGTTTTATCAGCATGAATCTCAACATCAAACATACTTTTTAGTAGTTTGCCATCTCCACTGTGAAGTAGGATTATTGTCTCAAGGTATTGAATTATATGTTGGGTTTGTGATTCATCAAGAATTATCTCTTGTCCATCTTCTTTATATGTAAGTTTTGAATCTTGCAAACGCAGATTCTTTTTACTCTCTTTATAGTTGATAGAGAGTCCATTTTTTAAGAAACTTATTTCGCCATTGAGCTCCATGCTTCTACCCAGAGCATCGCTATATCTTAGTTCTGTGAAGTTGAAGCTATCTGCATTTGCAATTAAAAAGCTTAAAATTAGGATGATTATTTTTGACATGACTCACTCATAATATTGTGTGTGTATTTTAACATATCGCTCTCGTTGGAAAACTTATCAGGATATATCGGTTCTAGCATCTGGACTTTTATATTGGCTTTTTTAGTGCCGGAGAAACAAAAATTACCTTTTGCAAGTATATCTGCTGAGCCGTCGATTACGATTGGGATAATTGGTTTATTAGTCTTCATTGCAAGTCTAAATGCACCCTTTTTAAATCTTCCAAGTCCTTTTCCACTACCGCGAGTTCCCTCTGCAAAGAAGACTACGTTTCTATCTTCTTGGAGCATCTGCTCAAACTCACCATAGGTATCACTGATGTTGCCAAGGTTATTTTTGTCTAAATGTCTTATGCCTATTAGATGCCCGACTTGTGAAATAAAAGGGATTTTTTTAAAGTTCATCGTAGTCATTATGAGATACTTTTGTATGAAATATCCAAGGATTGGATAGTCTAAGTTTGATTGATGAGTTGATACATATACAGCACTTTTTGGGAGTTCTTCAAGTAGTTTTATATCTAATTTTATTCTTGGTATAGAAAAGAAAAATATTTTATAGATAACACTTGATAGATACTGAAATCTGTCTTGCGGGTACTTTACAAATGGATAAGAGATGCCGTAGATGAGTAGTGATGGAATTACAAATAATCCTATAAGACCAAAAAACAGTATAAAGGCAAAACTACTTGCTATGCATCCTAATCGCATAGAGCCTCCCATAGAGTACTTGAATTATTAGAGCTAAAAAGAAGAAGATGTACCAGCCAACAGAGCTGTAGAATGCCCATAATACATCATCATAAAAAGTTAAAGCAAATTGCATTAAAGTAGATATAGATACAGCCCAAATCCAATACTTATCTCCATCTCTTAAAAAAGCAATCTCTCCTTCACTTAACTTCTTTGGATAAAATTTTTGTGTAAATTTTAGTATAAATTCTCTTTTATTGATAGTAGCATCTATAAAAATGCTCAAAAACATAAGTGAGACTAAGACTGGTATAAATTTAACCATTGCGAAACTGGCATAAAAAAAAGAAAATACTAGAAGTAAAAAGTAGATTATTGGAACTATCAACTCTTTTGATATTTTATATTTGATATATGTAAAAAGTAGAAGTAGAAGGGATAGCGCAATGTATAGAGTAACGACTACCTCAAATTCAAAGTAGTGTAGAAATATTAGAAAGGTTGGTGCGAAAAGTAGTGTAAAAACACTACTCATTATTACTTGTAGCTAAAACAAAATCACACACGTCTTTTACTGTTCGTATATCTTTCATCTCTTCAGTTTTAATCTCTATTCCTAACTCTTTATCTAGAGTTACCATAAGGTCGATAGCATCTAAAGAGTCAAGTTCCAAATCTGTAAACAGGTTGGCATCTACATTGATGTCATCACTATCAACTTCAAATTCTTCAACTAATACAGATACTATTTTGTCATATACTTCTTCTTGAGTCATTAACTGTTGCCTTTATATTTTTTAAAAATCAGTGAGCTATTTATCCCACCAAATGCAAAATTATTATTCATCGCAATTGTAATATCTTTTTGCATATTTTCTCCTAAAACATTAATATTAGCACACTCTTTATCTAAGTTTTTAAAATTCATTGTTTTTGGAAGAAGAGATTTATTTAAAGCGATGAGACAGATAATAGATTCAACTACTCCACACCCGCCAAGAAGATGTCCCATATGACCTTTTGTGCTACTAACAGGAGTCTTAGAACCAAAAAGGCTAAAGGTAGCATTAGATTCTGCTATATCTCCCATTTGAGTCGCTGTAGCGTGAGCGTTTATATAATCAATATCTTGGGCATTTATAGAGGCATCTTCTAAAGATGTCTCCATTACTTGCATCATTCCCTCTTTTGATGGAGTTGTAATATGTTCACCATCACATGAAGTTGCATAACCTATTACTTCTCCATATATCTTAGCTCCACGAGCCAGAGCGTGATCAAGCTCTTCTAAAACAACAGCACCGCTTCCTTCACCTAAGACTAAACCATTACGACTCTCATCAAATGGACGAGAAGCCAGTTCAGGTTCATCATTGTGTTTCGTAGAAGCAGCTCCCATAACATCAAAAACACCAGCTGCCAAATAGTGAAGACCTTCAGCCCCTCCACATATCATAATGTCACTCATGCCGTATTTAATACTTTCATAGCCAGCGCCTATTGCTTGAGCTGATGAAGTACAAGCTGAACAAGTTGGAATGTTACGCCCTTTGATTGAGAACATTTGGGCTAAGTTCGCAGCTACTGTATGACTCATTATTTTTAAAAAGGCCATTGAGTTTTGTCCACGAAAGCTCATACTCTGTTTTACTTCTGGAACATATTCAAAAAGAGTCTCATTTCCACCCATAGTTGAGCCAAAGGCGATGCCACATCTTTTTGAGCTGATAATCTCTTGTGCCAGATTTGCATCTGCTATTGCATCTGCGGTTGAGATTGCGCTGAGTTGAGCAACTCTATCCATAGAACGGCGGTACTTTCTTGGGATTGATTTCAGATCGACGTCTTTTACGATGCCGGCAACTTTTGTACCTAGATGGTCTATCTCTTCCCACTCAGGTATATATTCAATTCCGCATTTCTCATTTTTTAAACTCTCGTACAGTTCGTCATAACTATTTCCAAGTGGTGAGTTTAGTCCTACACCAGTTATTACAACTCTTCGCATTATGCTCTAACCTTTTGCATTATTTTTGTCTTCATAAATCCTAGAAAAAAGAGTAAAAGTCTTTTTATATGAGTTGGATTTGAAAGCGCCATATTCTGATAGTGAAGTAGTATTTTAACACGTTTATAAAAAGTGGCTATTACTTCTTTGTACTCTTTGTCCAATTCTTCTTGTGTAAAAGCCTCTGCTTTATATACAAAGTTCATGCCGTTTAGCCTATCCCAGTCCTCTTCTCTAATAGATGTCCCGTATAGCTTTTTATAGATTGGAGAGCCTGGATATGGAGTGAACTTTGAGAGATTCATAGTTGTCAGTGGCAGACCTTTTATAAACTCTTTTGTAGTTTGCACACTCTCTTTTGTCTCTCCAGGATAACCAAGCATAAAGAGTCCTTTGACTCTGATGCCAGCTTCGCTTGTCCACTTAACAGCTCGAGCAGAGACTTCTGCTGTGATTGATTTTTTCATCTCTCTCAGCATCTCGTCAGAACCGCTCTCAAGACCAAAACTTATTTCCCAGCATCCAGCCTTTTTCATCATAGCCAGAGTCTCAGGTTTTACCGTGTCAACTCTAGCTGTACAACTCCAAGTCATATCTATTTTATTAGCTATTAAAAGTTCACAAAGTCTTAAAACATGTGCATTGTTTGCAACAAAGAGATCATCTACAAACTGTAGATGCTTTACTCCATACTCTGTGCTTAAGTGCTTCATAATCTCATAAACTTTCCCAGGAGAGTTATATCTTATCTTTGAGCCGAAGGTAGAAGTGTCACAAAACTCGCATTTAAAAGGACAACCTCTTGAAGCTGAGTAAGTAGCCACAGGAGCTCTAGGATAATCAAAAATAGCAGGAAGATATCCTTTTGGAAAGTTAGGCAGAAGATCCCATGCAGGCATAGGTAGGCTATCGAGCTCTTTTATGCTTGGAGGTGGAGTAGTTGTTTTTAGAGAGTTATCTGTATCTCTATAAATAATACCTTGAACATCTTCTAAGGGATCTCCATTTTCAATGCTAGAGAGTAGTTTATTAAGTATCATCTCTCCCTCATACAGAGCAGCTATATCAAAACTATTAAACTTTTTCATAGTCTCATAACCCATAGAAGAGATATGTGGTCCACCAACCATAATCGTGATGTCAGGATTTTTCTCTTTTATAAGAGTGGCTATGATAGAAGCGTTAAAAACACCTACTGTAAAGAGTGTAATTCCTACAAATTTTGGGTTAATCTCTAAAACCATATCAGCAACAGTCTGTGCTGATAAGTTTTCTAAGTCACTCTCTATGATTTGAGGAGAGTAACCATCTTTTCTAGCTTGAGCAGCAAGAAGCAAAAGTCCTAAAGATGGAGATCTGTTTATGACATGTTTTACGTGGTCATTCCCAGGTGCGATTTGTTCATAAGGAGGATTTATAAATATGATATCGCTCATTTTATCAAGCCTTACTTAAAGTAGTTCATTACTTTTTGAGCGCCAAGATAGCATCCTAAAAGACCTGGTGCTAAGGCACTCTCTCCTGCTAAGTACAAGTTTTCTACCCTTGTTTTTGGCATAACCATAGAGAGACTTTTTTGTTTAGCAGAGCATAAAATACCATAAGCACTGCCCTTATAGCCACTTGAATAGTGCTGTTTTGTAAGTGGAGTAGAACAGTCTATAACTTCGATGTTGCCAAAGTCATATAGCTTTTTTAGTGCAGATATATGTTGCTCACACTCTTTTTGTTTAAGTGCTTTATACTCTTGCTTATCAAGGTCTTGGTAATCCTCATACCTGCTTCTTGCTATAACGGTTACTGTACTTTTTCCATCTACTTTTGATGATGGTAAAACAGAGATGCAGTCATCACCATAAAAGTAAAGATTTGATTTTATGTCCGTCTCTACAAGACAGAAGATTGAAAAAAATGTTGGTGACTCTTCAAGCTCTCTTACATGTTTAGCATATCTTTTGAGCTTTTTACTTTCTAAATTTAAAAGAAAGATTGTTGTTCTTGGATGCAGAGTGCTTATAACAGCGTCATACTCTTTAACTCCATCTTTGCATCTAAGTGCATTAGCCCCATTCTCATCATAGAGTATTTCGGATACTTCATTTCTTGTTATGATAGTTGTTTTATGCAATTCACTTTTTAAAGCATCCACAATTGCTCGACCATTTCCTCTTATTTTTCTAGTTCCATCAAGCATGTTTATCATGATTTTCGCATAGATCTCAAATGATGCATCTTCGTATTGTACATCTGCGTAGAAGATAGTAAAGTG
Protein-coding regions in this window:
- a CDS encoding beta-ketoacyl-[acyl-carrier-protein] synthase family protein, with amino-acid sequence MRRVVITGVGLNSPLGNSYDELYESLKNEKCGIEYIPEWEEIDHLGTKVAGIVKDVDLKSIPRKYRRSMDRVAQLSAISTADAIADANLAQEIISSKRCGIAFGSTMGGNETLFEYVPEVKQSMSFRGQNSMAFLKIMSHTVAANLAQMFSIKGRNIPTCSACTSSAQAIGAGYESIKYGMSDIMICGGAEGLHYLAAGVFDVMGAASTKHNDEPELASRPFDESRNGLVLGEGSGAVVLEELDHALARGAKIYGEVIGYATSCDGEHITTPSKEGMMQVMETSLEDASINAQDIDYINAHATATQMGDIAESNATFSLFGSKTPVSSTKGHMGHLLGGCGVVESIICLIALNKSLLPKTMNFKNLDKECANINVLGENMQKDITIAMNNNFAFGGINSSLIFKKYKGNS
- a CDS encoding acyl carrier protein yields the protein MTQEEVYDKIVSVLVEEFEVDSDDINVDANLFTDLELDSLDAIDLMVTLDKELGIEIKTEEMKDIRTVKDVCDFVLATSNNE
- a CDS encoding lysophospholipid acyltransferase family protein; amino-acid sequence: MRLGCIASSFAFILFFGLIGLFVIPSLLIYGISYPFVKYPQDRFQYLSSVIYKIFFFSIPRIKLDIKLLEELPKSAVYVSTHQSNLDYPILGYFIQKYLIMTTMNFKKIPFISQVGHLIGIRHLDKNNLGNISDTYGEFEQMLQEDRNVVFFAEGTRGSGKGLGRFKKGAFRLAMKTNKPIIPIVIDGSADILAKGNFCFSGTKKANIKVQMLEPIYPDKFSNESDMLKYTHNIMSESCQK
- a CDS encoding phytoene desaturase family protein, producing MNIAIVGGGLSGLLCAFLLEKKGYSPTIYEKLPKVGGVIDSFKTKKIMFDVGFHYSGSLAPGQFLYEEFKRYNLLEKFELYEYERDFDTLYFDDTEFGIPSSSIEFKQKLQALFKDEKDALENFFNKCYEASKITLELKDDYTNIDSRSLNSVMIDIKNPILRKILLHFTIFYADVQYEDASFEIYAKIMINMLDGTRKIRGNGRAIVDALKSELHKTTIITRNEVSEILYDENGANALRCKDGVKEYDAVISTLHPRTTIFLLNLESKKLKRYAKHVRELEESPTFFSIFCLVETDIKSNLYFYGDDCISVLPSSKVDGKSTVTVIARSRYEDYQDLDKQEYKALKQKECEQHISALKKLYDFGNIEVIDCSTPLTKQHYSSGYKGSAYGILCSAKQKSLSMVMPKTRVENLYLAGESALAPGLLGCYLGAQKVMNYFK
- a CDS encoding B12-binding domain-containing radical SAM protein — protein: MSDIIFINPPYEQIAPGNDHVKHVINRSPSLGLLLLAAQARKDGYSPQIIESDLENLSAQTVADMVLEINPKFVGITLFTVGVFNASIIATLIKEKNPDITIMVGGPHISSMGYETMKKFNSFDIAALYEGEMILNKLLSSIENGDPLEDVQGIIYRDTDNSLKTTTPPPSIKELDSLPMPAWDLLPNFPKGYLPAIFDYPRAPVATYSASRGCPFKCEFCDTSTFGSKIRYNSPGKVYEIMKHLSTEYGVKHLQFVDDLFVANNAHVLRLCELLIANKIDMTWSCTARVDTVKPETLAMMKKAGCWEISFGLESGSDEMLREMKKSITAEVSARAVKWTSEAGIRVKGLFMLGYPGETKESVQTTKEFIKGLPLTTMNLSKFTPYPGSPIYKKLYGTSIREEDWDRLNGMNFVYKAEAFTQEELDKEYKEVIATFYKRVKILLHYQNMALSNPTHIKRLLLFFLGFMKTKIMQKVRA